From the Fervidobacterium thailandense genome, one window contains:
- a CDS encoding 6-phosphofructokinase — MRRIGVLSVGNDCPGLNAAIRSIVVNAIEREIEVMGIRDGFEGLKNDKVDILVRNNVSGILHQGGTILGTSLQIPEKDEDLVLVKNKITQYGITGLILLGGRHAVRAALNLQRYGIPSIIVPATIDNDLSFTDFSIGFITALEHVTQALDIIHSTAESHHRVMIVETMGAPGGWLATFGGLAGGADFVVTSSDVLEPEELLKVIKHRYESGKRFSIVVVESGVQLPQEIIDECKCSYETDPAEVIGIYIGKKLNLEWRYTNLGYIQRGGTPAALDRIIATQMSARAVELVKMGKFYHAVGIKGFVVTEVPYSETLLNVRPVDYYAKQLAKLFF, encoded by the coding sequence ATGCGCAGAATAGGTGTCCTTTCCGTTGGAAACGACTGTCCTGGATTGAACGCCGCGATAAGGTCAATAGTGGTTAACGCGATCGAGCGCGAGATCGAAGTTATGGGAATCCGTGACGGGTTTGAGGGACTGAAAAACGACAAGGTGGACATACTCGTTAGGAACAACGTTTCCGGAATCCTTCACCAGGGCGGTACGATACTCGGTACTTCGTTGCAGATACCTGAAAAAGATGAAGATCTCGTACTTGTGAAGAATAAGATCACGCAATACGGTATCACCGGGCTCATCTTGCTCGGTGGTAGACACGCCGTCAGGGCGGCGTTGAACCTTCAAAGGTACGGTATACCCAGCATCATCGTCCCAGCAACTATAGACAATGATTTATCGTTCACGGACTTCTCGATAGGATTCATCACGGCACTCGAGCACGTTACCCAGGCGCTCGATATTATTCACTCGACAGCGGAATCACATCACAGAGTGATGATTGTCGAAACGATGGGTGCCCCAGGTGGCTGGCTTGCAACTTTTGGTGGACTGGCCGGTGGTGCGGATTTTGTTGTCACAAGCTCTGACGTGTTGGAACCGGAGGAACTTCTGAAGGTTATAAAGCATAGATACGAATCCGGAAAGAGGTTTTCAATCGTTGTCGTTGAATCTGGTGTACAACTCCCACAGGAAATAATCGACGAGTGCAAATGTTCCTACGAAACCGATCCTGCCGAAGTGATAGGAATATACATCGGCAAGAAGCTCAACCTGGAGTGGAGATACACGAACCTTGGATACATTCAGCGTGGAGGTACTCCAGCGGCCCTCGACAGGATCATCGCAACGCAGATGAGTGCCCGAGCGGTGGAACTCGTGAAGATGGGCAAGTTCTATCATGCCGTCGGTATCAAGGGATTTGTTGTGACAGAAGTGCCGTACAGTGAAACGTTGCTAAACGTTAGACCCGTTGACTACTACGCGAAGCAACTTGCAAAACTATTTTTCTGA
- a CDS encoding sodium-translocating pyrophosphatase — protein MVLLIISLVVGFATLLYLTLTVLDKSPGNEKTEKLSHIIQRGARSFLFQEYVVFFPIVLALALLFLLTTGYKSAISFLIGSIFSVLSGFFGMTIATKSNARTAWGAMKGVGEALDIAFSGGAVMGLTVSVLGLLGLFVVYNVFGLEAVSFYSLGASFVALFARVGGGIYTKAADVGADIVGKVEANLPEDDPRNPAVIADNVGDNVGDVAGMGADLYESYVGSIFSGIALGYALLGQRGVVNTLSIVSFGLLASIIGIVFVKVLSKLNTDPAVALRSGTVVSSVVFLILSFAYSFVEKDLKLFWTVLIGNIVGVLIGLITEWYTSGRKVEKLAHSAAMGPANVIISGTALGMESTAMITILIAIGTLLSYKINQLYGIAIAGVGMLATLAMNLSVDAYGPIADNAGGIAQMAGLEKHVREITDKLDALGNTTAAMGKGFAIGSAALTAIALFANFGATAHVEQVLLRDPSTFIGALIGSMLTFYFSALTMNAVGDAANDMVEEIRRQIREIPGILLGTAEPDYESCIRIATKGALKRMVAPALLAIISPIVLMKLLGVQAVAGLLIGSTVSGVALAIFMANSGGAWDNAKKYVEEGHLGGKGSFTHKATVVGDTVGDPFKDTAGPSLNILIKLMAITAIVFYQLAGR, from the coding sequence TTGGTGCTGCTGATAATTTCACTGGTTGTAGGTTTTGCCACACTGCTGTACCTCACACTTACGGTTTTGGACAAGAGTCCGGGGAACGAGAAAACGGAAAAGCTTTCGCACATTATCCAGCGCGGTGCAAGGTCATTCCTTTTCCAAGAGTACGTTGTCTTCTTCCCGATAGTACTCGCACTTGCGCTCCTGTTTTTGTTGACAACGGGTTACAAATCAGCCATTTCCTTTCTCATAGGTTCCATTTTCTCCGTCCTCTCGGGGTTCTTTGGGATGACAATCGCAACGAAATCCAACGCACGCACCGCATGGGGGGCGATGAAAGGTGTCGGTGAGGCCCTCGATATCGCGTTCTCCGGTGGTGCGGTAATGGGACTTACAGTTTCTGTGCTCGGATTGCTCGGACTTTTCGTTGTTTACAACGTTTTCGGTTTGGAGGCTGTTAGTTTTTACTCGCTTGGTGCGTCCTTCGTTGCGCTCTTTGCGAGGGTAGGTGGAGGTATCTACACGAAGGCGGCGGATGTCGGTGCGGATATAGTCGGTAAGGTGGAAGCGAACCTACCCGAGGATGATCCACGGAACCCAGCTGTGATTGCGGACAACGTTGGAGACAACGTGGGAGACGTCGCCGGTATGGGTGCTGACCTCTACGAATCTTACGTTGGTTCTATATTCTCCGGAATAGCGTTGGGTTACGCACTTCTTGGTCAACGCGGTGTTGTCAATACACTTTCCATAGTCTCGTTCGGTTTGCTCGCTTCTATCATAGGAATCGTATTTGTCAAAGTACTTTCAAAACTGAACACGGATCCAGCCGTGGCGTTGAGAAGTGGAACGGTAGTTTCAAGCGTCGTGTTCTTGATACTATCGTTCGCGTACTCATTTGTGGAGAAAGACCTCAAGCTCTTTTGGACGGTTCTCATAGGTAACATCGTGGGTGTGTTGATAGGCCTGATAACCGAATGGTATACGTCCGGTAGGAAGGTCGAAAAGCTGGCTCATTCGGCCGCGATGGGACCTGCGAACGTTATCATAAGCGGTACCGCGCTTGGGATGGAATCGACGGCGATGATAACGATTTTGATAGCAATTGGTACGTTACTCTCCTACAAAATCAACCAACTCTATGGTATTGCCATTGCCGGTGTGGGAATGCTTGCCACTTTGGCGATGAACCTTTCGGTCGATGCTTACGGTCCGATAGCGGATAATGCCGGTGGTATAGCGCAGATGGCCGGCCTTGAAAAACACGTGCGAGAGATTACCGACAAACTAGATGCACTCGGTAACACAACCGCGGCGATGGGAAAGGGATTCGCTATCGGATCAGCCGCACTTACCGCGATAGCACTTTTTGCGAACTTCGGTGCAACGGCACACGTTGAGCAAGTACTGTTAAGGGATCCAAGCACCTTCATCGGTGCGTTGATCGGCTCGATGCTCACCTTTTACTTTTCCGCTCTCACGATGAACGCTGTCGGTGACGCGGCGAACGATATGGTGGAGGAAATTAGAAGGCAGATTCGCGAAATTCCGGGTATACTTCTGGGCACGGCCGAACCTGATTACGAAAGCTGTATCCGTATCGCAACCAAAGGTGCGCTTAAGAGGATGGTTGCTCCTGCGTTACTTGCGATAATTTCACCCATCGTGCTCATGAAACTTCTTGGTGTCCAAGCTGTGGCTGGGCTCCTCATTGGCTCAACCGTATCCGGTGTTGCGCTTGCAATATTCATGGCAAACTCCGGAGGTGCGTGGGATAACGCGAAGAAATACGTTGAGGAAGGTCATCTTGGAGGCAAAGGTTCGTTCACGCACAAGGCCACGGTAGTTGGGGACACCGTGGGTGATCCGTTCAAAGACACGGCTGGTCCGTCGCTGAACATCCTCATCAAGCTCATGGCCATCACCGCGATAGTGTTTTACCAATTGGCGGGGAGATAA
- the secF gene encoding protein translocase subunit SecF, producing the protein MKIDFVGKRYFFISVSIVLMAVSIVSIFVKGFNFGLEFLGGSEIIVKTNQAMSISEIRAKVKDIAPEFEKARILETKAVGAGDEHTYSIVVAPRDEKGRLRNYQPDEKTAVASKIEEVLNAKVVSFNEISGEAADEIKSLTWKAIVFTLLGILVYVALRFKFAFGVGAILALVHDVIITLGFFSIFGIELNVAAVAALLTLVGYSVNDTIIVFDRIREFGKKFKGKDMASIVNDSINSVLVRTINTSLTTFFVVLMLLLFATGSIKSFAFGMTIGVVVGTYSSIFIASPVVIKWVKSI; encoded by the coding sequence ATGAAGATAGATTTTGTCGGAAAAAGGTACTTCTTCATATCGGTTTCCATTGTCCTGATGGCGGTTTCCATTGTGAGCATCTTCGTTAAGGGGTTCAACTTCGGATTAGAATTTCTCGGGGGTAGTGAAATAATCGTCAAAACGAATCAGGCGATGTCTATATCCGAAATCAGGGCGAAGGTTAAGGACATCGCACCGGAATTCGAGAAAGCAAGGATACTCGAAACGAAGGCCGTTGGTGCCGGGGATGAGCACACGTATTCTATAGTCGTTGCTCCAAGAGATGAGAAAGGAAGGCTCAGAAACTACCAACCCGACGAGAAAACGGCGGTTGCTTCGAAGATAGAAGAAGTGCTGAACGCCAAGGTGGTTTCTTTCAACGAAATCAGCGGTGAAGCAGCGGATGAGATAAAGAGCTTGACCTGGAAGGCGATAGTCTTCACACTTCTGGGAATACTCGTCTACGTGGCATTGAGGTTCAAATTCGCCTTCGGCGTTGGTGCAATTCTCGCACTTGTTCATGATGTGATCATAACGTTGGGCTTCTTCTCCATATTCGGTATCGAACTCAACGTCGCAGCCGTCGCTGCTCTCCTAACACTTGTTGGTTATTCGGTTAACGATACCATCATCGTGTTCGACAGGATTAGGGAATTCGGAAAGAAGTTCAAAGGCAAGGATATGGCTTCGATTGTGAATGATAGTATTAACTCGGTCTTGGTAAGAACCATAAACACTTCGTTGACGACGTTTTTTGTTGTCCTGATGCTTTTGCTCTTCGCAACCGGTAGCATCAAGTCCTTTGCGTTCGGCATGACCATCGGTGTTGTCGTAGGAACGTATTCGTCCATTTTTATCGCTTCACCAGTCGTCATCAAATGGGTTAAATCCATCTAA
- the secD gene encoding protein translocase subunit SecD, translating to MRGDRVRLVVSLALLVAAVVAMLLPGGKPMKGLAKLFSRIKFGLDLSGGVRLEYRVEIDKSAENPSAVVDDVWTVLRNRLDSAGYTEAVVRKSFREDKSFIVVEIPEATDTAAAEKLVGSTGLLWFGQAIDERDYNPLDKSDDINLALREGGQWYQDKDGKKWYLIKKEINNRKDLVLVGPRIAQAIPEIDRKGVANYVVSFTLDREFVEVFKNITKELYVPEQLLNNPTQAQIAARKRLAIVLDDKVQFVGYVVSPIEDGRGQIRGNFTFEQARELAAILRSGALPARLEKVSAILISPLLGKDVLEQSLRAGIIGAIAVMVYMILFYGIMGIVAVIGIFYALAVIFGYLSGTGTILTLPGIAGIIFTIGTLVDGNIIIYERIKEEIRTGKTTKAAIEVAFSKSFWTLFDANLTTIIAALFLYYFGTGTIKGFAVTTIVGIFAAMFMNLVFSKVILDAVSDLIRVRKTGGAQR from the coding sequence ATGCGCGGCGATAGGGTAAGACTCGTAGTCTCCTTAGCTCTCTTGGTTGCAGCAGTCGTTGCGATGCTGTTACCAGGCGGAAAACCGATGAAGGGTTTAGCGAAGCTCTTCAGCAGGATCAAATTCGGTTTGGACCTCAGCGGTGGAGTACGCTTGGAGTACCGTGTGGAGATCGACAAGTCGGCTGAAAACCCGAGTGCGGTCGTGGACGATGTGTGGACCGTTTTGAGGAACAGGTTGGACTCGGCAGGATACACGGAAGCAGTTGTGAGGAAGAGCTTCAGGGAGGACAAGTCTTTCATTGTTGTGGAAATACCTGAAGCCACCGATACAGCCGCTGCTGAAAAGCTCGTTGGTTCAACCGGTTTGCTCTGGTTCGGTCAAGCGATCGACGAAAGGGATTACAATCCACTTGATAAATCCGACGATATTAACCTGGCTCTCAGGGAAGGCGGACAATGGTATCAAGATAAAGATGGAAAGAAATGGTACCTCATAAAGAAGGAGATCAACAACAGAAAGGACCTTGTTCTTGTTGGTCCGAGGATTGCCCAGGCCATCCCTGAAATTGATAGGAAGGGTGTGGCGAATTATGTAGTTTCGTTCACCCTCGACCGTGAATTTGTCGAGGTCTTCAAGAACATAACAAAAGAGCTTTATGTTCCGGAACAACTTCTCAATAACCCAACTCAAGCGCAGATAGCGGCGCGGAAGCGGCTGGCAATTGTTCTGGACGACAAAGTTCAGTTCGTTGGATACGTAGTGAGCCCCATCGAAGATGGGCGTGGACAAATAAGGGGCAATTTCACGTTCGAGCAGGCGCGAGAATTGGCTGCAATTCTCCGAAGCGGTGCGTTGCCGGCAAGACTTGAAAAAGTTAGTGCCATACTCATCTCTCCCTTACTTGGAAAAGACGTGCTCGAACAATCACTCAGGGCTGGAATCATAGGTGCTATCGCTGTCATGGTGTACATGATCCTCTTCTACGGAATCATGGGAATCGTCGCAGTTATCGGAATCTTCTACGCACTCGCGGTTATCTTCGGTTACTTGTCCGGAACAGGTACGATCCTCACACTCCCTGGAATTGCCGGTATCATTTTCACGATTGGTACGCTCGTGGATGGTAACATAATCATTTACGAACGAATCAAGGAGGAAATTAGAACGGGTAAGACCACGAAAGCGGCAATCGAGGTAGCGTTCTCAAAGTCGTTCTGGACGCTCTTCGACGCTAACCTGACTACGATTATAGCGGCACTGTTCCTCTATTACTTCGGCACGGGAACGATCAAGGGCTTTGCCGTAACGACGATCGTCGGTATCTTCGCCGCGATGTTCATGAACCTGGTCTTCAGCAAGGTTATCCTCGATGCAGTTTCCGATCTCATCCGGGTTAGAAAAACAGGGGGTGCCCAGAGATGA